The Magnolia sinica isolate HGM2019 chromosome 9, MsV1, whole genome shotgun sequence sequence TTAAAAAGTGCACATGAGTACTCATGCCACGAATTAAATAACAATTAGATGAACTTCCTAAGCTATATATGAATACTAACTCTTGTGCTCTACACGAAACCTGGCATTTGTCTTCCTTTTGGACGCTCATCCACACAAGATGATGAAGGTTCAAGTCATCTCTAGAGAAATCATCAAACCATCATCTACAACTCCTCATCACCTACGCAACTTCAAGCTCACCTTACTAGATCAGTCACTCCCTCCCATTTACGTACCAATCATATTCTTCTACTCCAGCAATAGTGGCAATAACGTTGGAATTCTTGAAAAAGTTCAACAGCTAAAGAAATCTCTATCGGAGACCTTAACCCAATATTACCCACTAGCTGGGAGGATTAAAGAAAATGGTTCGATAGTCGAATGTAATGATGAGGGTGTCGAATTTTGCAAGGCCTACGTAGATGGTCAGCTCTCAGAGTTTCTCAAACAACCCTATGTTGAAGTACTGGATCGAATGGTTCCATGCAATCATCAGCGAGCAAGGTCAGGCAGGGATGTACTACTAGCTGTCCAAGCCAACTTGTTTGATTGTGGCGGAATGGCGATTGGTGTGTGCATTTTTCATAAGGTCGCTGATGCGAACTCAATGGCCACATTCATCAATGTGTGGGCCAGCACATCGCCTGGCATTGGAAAAACCACAAGTCCTGATGTCCAATCTTCCACACTTTTCCCAACTGAAGGGCACGTTCCATTACTTCAGTTCATTGAGAAAGAGAATGTTATCACAAAGCGGTTTGTGTTCAATGCATCTAAGATTGCCTCCCTTCGAGCTGGACCATCCACAGGATCGCAAGTGGGATGCCCCACACGCGTTGAAGCAGTGTCAGCACTTATATGGCAATGTGTCATGAGGGCCAATGGGGAAGAGGGGTCCATGAGGGCTTCTGTGGCAACTCATTTTGTGAACTTGCGAGGAAAGATGTCGCCACCATTGCCGGAAAATTCCTTTGGGAACATTATGGTGTTGGTAGCTTCAGTAGCGACAGAGAGAGAGTACCATGAAAACATGCAACGTCACTTGGAACAAAAACTAAGGGATGCAATAAGAAGAGCAGATTTAAATTGCATAAAAGAACTGCAAACACCAAATGGGACTATGAGGATTATCGAATCCTTCAATTCTCTGGTTGGGGTAGACTTCTGTCATTTTTCTAGTTGGTGTAGGTTCCCTTTCTATGAAGCGGATTTTGGGTGGGGGAAGCCCATTTGGGTAAGTACTTGTACTTTACCTGCTAAGAATTTTATTTTCCTGATTGAAACAAGATGGGGTGATGGAATAGAAGCTTGGGTGAATATGGAAGATGTTCACATGGCCAAATTTGAACAAGACCAAGAGCTCCTTTCTTTTGTTTCCCCTCCATCCACTGCTTAAGGCTCGCTGACTGGGTTAAGTTCACTCAATTTTGGTTGCCATCCGACATCTGTTCATCTCAGTGGATCCTTGCATTTGTCCCACCATATCTGTTACATCGTAATGGTGCATGATGGAAATAATCCGAACTTTGATTTTTCTCGATCTAGCTATAGAGATTTATCTATAATAGTGTTAGGTACGTATACATTGTCAGTTGAATAGCTATACCAGAAAACTATGTTTAGATTCTTCTATAACATGTTATAATTTTATATTGGTTATGGTTAGTAACTTGGATACAAGTTGGGTGTCTTTAGTGGTTTTTAATTCCTCTTAGCGATAAATGCATTACTTGCCCAAAGTTTTTAATTACTTTTCACCTGTCGATTCACACTTACAATAAATTAAGTGGATCTTAGTTCGGGTGCTCCCACTATCACAGTAACTTAGGtatctttaatgtggaccatccatcatgtatggCCCCATGTTCGATGTGggttaattgtccatcatgcggggaccaccttggatttggaccattcatcattaggagacAACCTTTGATGTGCACAGTCCATTATATAtgcggggctcaccttgatgtggatcatccatcatgttgggcccacctttaatatcaccacccatcatgcggggcccaccattaacctggactatccatcatgtgagccccacctttgattgagccgtccatcatgagggcccaccttggatgtggaccattcatcattaggggccgaacTTTGATTTTTAGACCATCCATtctgtaggcccaccttgatgtgggccatcatCATATGGGGCAGTGTTCGCGATTTCTGCACGCGGCAGGCATACACACACTAAAGTGTTGTGTGGATGCTCTTTCGATTTTTGGATTGAGTGTAATGCGGACTTAGAATAGTATGTTTCAAAGACTTGGGGTCACCATTGACTGATAAAGACCTCGAATTTAGGTTCATCTAGACATGTAGAATCGTTTTGGGTTGGGACATCCCCAACTAAGATGACTTCTATATATGGTCTATGAGACCTTGTGGATGAAGAAGTAACAGGTTAAGCACCTTCTCCATCCACACTTACGTGAAGTCTCAATCACCTTCTATCCATACTTACGTGCAGTCTCAATTTCATAAACTtcagaatttttaaatatctttatAGTTCTGGGATGGCTTTGTTAAACTAACTAGCTGATAAAGACCTCGAATTTAGGTTCATCTAGACATATAGAATCATTTTGGGTTGGGACATCCCAACTAAGATGACTTCTATATATGCTCTATGAGACCTTGTGGATGAAGGAACAGGTTAAGCACCTTCTCCATCCACACTTACGTGCAGTCTCAATCACCTTCTCCATCCACATACTTACGTGCAGTCTCAATTTcataaaatttagaatttttaagtATCTTTATAGTTCTGGATGGCTATGGTAAACTGACTAGCTGATAAAGACCTCGAATTTAGGTTCATCTAGACATGTAGAATCGTTTTGGGTTAGGACATCCCCAACTAAGATGACTTCTATATATGCTCTATGAGACCTTGTGGATGAAGAAGGAACAGGTTAAGCACCTTCTCCATCCACACTTACGTGCAGTCTCAATCACCTTTTCCATCCATACTTACGCGTGGTCTCAATTTcataaaatttagaattttttaaatatctttatAGTACCGGTTGGCTTTGTTAAACTAACTAGCTGGTTATAGACAACAACAGAAATTGACTTATAAACCACTACTCACCAACTCACCACTAAGGAGCTGGTATTGACTCAAACTAAGGTGGAATTTTGAAGAGATATTagtcaaaataataataagaagaagaagaagaagaagaagaagaagaagaagaagagcaagtaTGCTAACAATAAATGAAAATCAAGTGACACATTTTTATATGCACAAAATGATCGGGCCTCACCACAATATGAACCTCATTCAGGCAACAACCAGTTACAAAAGCTGGCCCGCCAATCATATCTATACAAAAAACAAACTCCTAAACTTTCCTAAGAGAGtttaaatctaatttatccaAAAGGTAACTACCCTTAACTAGCTTGGGGAGTTCAAAAACTTCCTTGCAGACCTAGTTGGCTTGAGACAGACTTCTTGCTTAGCCAAACCATCAGCTAGACCATTGGCTTCTCTAGCAATATGGGAGATTCGAAAAGTGCCCCTGAGATTGAGTCTCCGAATTCTGGATAGCCAATATTTCCATGTCCATGAGCTAGAGAAATTAGTGATGATACAGCCCACCACCCATTTAGAATAAGATTCTATGGTAATATTGTTTAAACCAAGCTTAATACAGTGCTCCATGCCGTAGTGAACAACCCTAAGTTTAGCTTTGTTGTTAGAAGTATTCCCATACCCGCTGCTAAAAGCGAAAATCAAAAGACCTTGGTTATCTCTGCATATACCACCCCCACCTGCAAGCCCTGGGTTTGGACAGGGCTAACCCATCCACGTTTAGCTTGTACCAGCCCAGTTCGGGTCTGATCCACCTGACGATTGTGACTTTTGGGGCAACCCGcgatgtaagacctgtatcctagttcgtaccattctgtatgcttccacggtcctccctgtcgaattccgacaactcttgatctgtatccgacatttgtgcgtgattctaagccgagtcctgtataccgaagttggctcgacccgaaacttgtatcctagaaACCATGCCGCCGTCACGGTTCTAACACCGTGACTCACACACCGACCTGATAcctaggccagaagatgtgggcctgcgttcgttTCAAGGAAAAACGTCGTGCGttgtgaattccgagagaattAATCTCTAccacctatcccatcaatcaatcaattaattaatcaatctcatcaatcaagtacacatcacacctcaagtcaagtacaagcaacccataccctacccttacctctctcttacataagTTATCCCAAagtcacttcatccatcacttcatccatcactccactcatcacccatcactccatctcttatcatcccatcacttctctctcttcccaagcaacaaaaaaattccaacgtccaagcctccccaagctctcccaaaacaacaagtgtggcccactttcccactcacttatctcccatctcaaccattcatttatcatctacctccatcaaaattgaaggcaaggagcataggagcccaagggactaagaagaaggccgataggtaggtgatccaccgttgatttttaatttaatggcccacttgtgatgggacccaatttgatgtatgtgttgtaatcatacgaggggcccataatggcgggatCTCTCCACTAcaccgtatctctctctttctctccctctctattttttcttattgtggcccaccttgaagaatggattagatccacaccatgggtggtgaaaatcccaccatgatgtgttgtccacgccgtccttctcacacggacctagatgaaggaaaaacacaagtatcagtttgatctaagCTGTGGGCCACGctaatgtggacccaccatgatgtcgtgTCATATCCATGCCATGCAGCgtacctggacgctggatgtggtagcagtggggtgtggctaacagtgttgtgtgaactgacggtggtgTGCACTAACCAgctatcttcaaaaaaaaaaaaaaaagagtgtaatatatattaatataatatatatagacatatatatatatatatatatatatatattagtatatatgtatgagaggtgggccacacgtgtggtcccaccACGATATATGCCTCGGATCTGCATTGTCCAGATGATCAGACTCTCTGGACGGTGGGTTTTTTTATATAAgtcatgttatattatataatatatatccacaccgtccagttgctaGACGGTGCAGCTAGCGTatagccatgccgtccatccatcttacgggtggcccaccttgaagtaagccatgctgtccatccattttatgggtggcccactgtgatgtaagccattctgtctatccatttttaagggtggaacccattgtgatgtaaaccTAGCCATCCAGCCACCGACGTCCacacggccccaccatgatgcacgtgttgtatccctaccatccattcatctgacgTAGTTATGGGCCCCACTCTGATGggtatcttccatccaaactgttcatcaacTTAGTgggatttggaccatccatctgctggacggtcagcaccccacccatgatggatgctttccatccaaaccatttattctTTGGTGGGtagccacgtatgtggaccccaccttgatatatgtgattcatcccaaccgtccattcatttgtcaGCTCATGTTAAGGCTGAGATCAAAATAAGATAggtctagtatcaagtggaccacacttcagaaagcAGTGAAgtcgaatgcccaccattgagaccccctttgggttacagaagttttaattcaatataatatttgttttcctttcctattcaggtccttgtgaccttatgaatagtatggaagggaaataaatactatggtggggactattggaatttaactgtggaagtcattatcaccactgccatttgtggtatggtccagatgatccttggatatgattcattttttgaaataatgctctaaaatgatctctagtagtagttgaatggtgtattggactcggcctattcgactcggcccattcaactcggcctattcgactcggccattcgactcggcctattcaACCCGGCCATTCGGCTCGGCCCATTCGAATTAGCACATTTGAtccaacccatttgattcggcctatttgaatcggcccattgattcagcccatctgattcagcccatttgatatggcccaatgttatatatattggcccatgagtgaggcctaatgtgatacgTATACgccccataagcaaggcccatgatgatgtatattaggcttttataggaggtcgtgggcccattatacaaTTGGCCCTATGAGTGTcattcattgggagcaatgttggttaaaggactacattgatgggcaatgatggttgaacttctacattgtgaccttccattaggcctgaataggcccattctcatcattctctagtgggttaacccaaatgcttgggcCCCATCGATTTTACTTGATCCATCAtcgaccgtccatctatggacctcaccttgcgttgaggctaattatcgatgccaattatcagtgccggttgacgataccggctaccgttgccgattatgagtttgtgacagcatagcattatgatatatgctcatacacatcatatgtatgcttgatatgaggagtgactgatcatagcatatgccttcgggcagattgttaaTGAGcctcctgataggcggagttgcccttcatgagcatgcggtacgcgcaagattattacatgactgatagtgtgattcatgcactttgcatttgtatgacataattactatacgccctagtaacatcagggctatgacctccacaggcacatcatgagtggcaggattggataccgaaaatattgttactaacattggggcgctatagatgtccctgggtgaaaatctctaaacctgatagtaccaaaggatgactccaacgtcgagactgattggatacatgagcgcacgaggaccGAATATtaggaggtcgcatctcccactgtatcgtggtcaattggaaaggggtgtggccttacccgcccgagggtaggagcattactaggctgagtatgaccagctcgtgaatgggtccgcatcgacttgccggataggtattggcagactattagccaggaggatagtgaggttttttacgctcacttggactgcgcgcctgtgaaaggggcagtgccatttggagtgtagtaaaccccagtgattatccagaatgagaactgtactgatacttgatactctagtgatgagctgtattgatatgtggatgaggattggcatgcgtgAGTTACATttcacatcgcatagccttgatatggccgatagcatttatgttTTGcactacatagccttggtacgtgtaagacctgtatcctagtccgtaccattctgtaggcttccgcggtccttctggtcgaattccagcaatccTCAACCTATATCTGACATTTGCGCCCGATCCTAAgctgggtcccacataccaacgtcggctcgattcgagatttgtaccttagcgaccccgccgtcgccgcggttctaatgcctgacttgcgcactgaaccgatacccaggtcagaagatgtgggcccgcgttcaattcgaagaaaacgccgcgtgttacaaattttgagaaaatctctataatgtgtcccatcaattaatcaatcaatcaatcaagtacactctatacctcaagtacatacaacccatctctcttttccataagtcaacactctctcccctacccatccctcttctaccaattttcaaaccaaaccatactcatccatctcctttccttacaaccaccatatcatcccatcctctctctctctctcatttctcaaaacctcccaagcaaccaaaaaccacacgtccatgcattccaagagagaaaaatgactttgtgtggcccacctttcccatcccaaaaaccttcatcctaaccattcattcctcatcttccaccatcaaagtgaagcacaaggagatcggctttctaaCGAACCAAGAAAATcgacggtgggtgccttataggttaggtttttatgtttttataatgggccaagtgaggcctaccgatcaatggtatggatctcacttcagACCCTAAGaagtggtcgatggcccaccttgattatcgatatcattccatgatgggcccattcttcatggaccccatcacgatgtttacttttctagcttgaatagaggtcatctagactgtccattttagtggagaaggaatctccaccgttgaattttgatttaatgggcacacatatattgggacccaccttgatgtatgattggatgcttgaaacagagggcccatagtatcggggtccctccatcatgcgtgtccctctatctttctctctctccccttctttttatttatttatttttttgtgtgtgatgaggtggttgtgtggcccacttggatggaccccaccatgaagcatctattagatccaatccatttgtaggtggggcccactttatatgtgttgacccacaccacccagccatgtggtggtccacctgagcagggcccaccttgaatgtttGTGTGAGCTAGGACGTCCAGcgtacgtccagcgtccaaggacgctggacgtgaaaataaatacaagcttgatttcaagcttattgggtgggccacttgtgtaggccccaccttgatatatgtattcaatccacgccgtccatttcattcctcaacccgttttaggcgttgagctgaaaaatgaagtccatctgATCTTCTAACGAGCCATAGTACATAAAACAgtggtttctaccgttgaaaaaccatCCTGccatttctatacaccgaaaaatatcagatattgggcttatttggctTGTCTCACGCTGCTActgccagaggcgcaggcagcgcctgcgcgtgTAGGCAGGCaaacagggacccacggtcccagtcgtgggccccaccataatgtatgtttagtatccaccccgttcatttggtgggaccctccctgaagtgggccccctccaaagatcaggccgatctgacgctcaggtggcccacatcataggaaacaacggtAATTGAATAACTGCCATtagaacccttttgggtcaccacagaagttttgaatcaatttgaaatttgtttttcccattcatcctgatacgtgcgaccttatcaatgggttggattgcaagtaaacattatggtgggccccatgtggagcccacagtgatatgtgtTCGCATCGTCCAGGCGGATGGTGGAACCACAGTGATATCTGTGTTTATTCACAttgtccactgtttggacagtgggacccaccatgatgcatatgttgcatccaaatcgtctatccattttgaaagatcatttttttttttttgcatgagcttaagaataagacagatctaaagtcATTTGGACCACACTATTGAAACCGTgttggattgaatgcccaccattaaaacctttggaTTGCAAGGTTGGACAAGTATGATATGTGCTttccctctaaatccaggtccttgtgaccttatgaatagattagacaggaaataaatgctatggcgggccttgggaattttaatggtggaagtcatcatcaccatttatattttggatatggcccatttgatatacatagggcccaattggtgtggcccatttgatacacataaggcccatgtgattaggcccattttgatgcattttaaggcccatgggttatggcccattgcaattgacataaggcccatttgtgcggcccattgatgtgtcccacttgatgaatataaggcccatgtgatatgacctatttgatgtattgaaggcccaatgggaagtacttaaggtccattgctatgtgtgatcccaacatggtttaagtaatgatgtttatggcaggctatgccttgggaacaatgctggtttgacgtccacattgtaagaataatgttggttaaatgtctgcattatgactctccctggggcccattgataggcctgtacttgttgtgtgtaggccatttaggcccatctgcGTTGAAAGGATAGTTCAtttctttataacatgcttagtataattccatgcctcatgtcatacgcatcatatgtatgcttgatatgaggaatgtttgatcatagcataagccgttgggctgagacatttacgggcctccttatgagacgaagtgccccacatgataGCGTGGTaggcgcaggattgctacatgactgtacggtgtgattcatgcatctcgcatacgagtgacttgatcattgtacgccctagcgacatcagggtcgtggctccacaggcacatcgtggatagccgtatcggataccgaaaatacttggttctagcactgtgggcacttatgaggtccttgagtgaaagtcccagaacctttttgataccaggagttgctccaacgtctagaccgagtggatacacgagcaccctagtgccgaataccagtaggtcgcgtctcccactgtgtcgtggtcagttagaagggggtgtagcttattcgcctgagtgaggggactataagttaggctgagtttgaccagctcgcaaatgagtctactatcgatgagccggataggtattggcagagtactggtcaggcggatagtgtggtctcttccacttgcttaactgtgcagctagggaggaggctgTCAGTGTGAgatgtattagaccccggtgatatccagagaggaactgtactgatatgtgtacttgatgagtactggcttg is a genomic window containing:
- the LOC131256392 gene encoding stemmadenine O-acetyltransferase-like, with amino-acid sequence MMKVQVISREIIKPSSTTPHHLRNFKLTLLDQSLPPIYVPIIFFYSSNSGNNVGILEKVQQLKKSLSETLTQYYPLAGRIKENGSIVECNDEGVEFCKAYVDGQLSEFLKQPYVEVLDRMVPCNHQRARSGRDVLLAVQANLFDCGGMAIGVCIFHKVADANSMATFINVWASTSPGIGKTTSPDVQSSTLFPTEGHVPLLQFIEKENVITKRFVFNASKIASLRAGPSTGSQVGCPTRVEAVSALIWQCVMRANGEEGSMRASVATHFVNLRGKMSPPLPENSFGNIMVLVASVATEREYHENMQRHLEQKLRDAIRRADLNCIKELQTPNGTMRIIESFNSLVGVDFCHFSSWCRFPFYEADFGWGKPIWVSTCTLPAKNFIFLIETRWGDGIEAWVNMEDVHMAKFEQDQELLSFVSPPSTA